The genomic DNA ATGGGCCATGCACGTGGCAAGCATGGACTAGCATAGACAGGGTTAATTAAATTAAGGCCTGAGCtataataaatgataataatCTCTGTGTCATTATTGGGAGTGGACAGGTCAAGACAGTCCGGCTTTACTGCTGGACGAAGAAAAGCACGCAAGAAAGGCCACATTCTGTATGATGTCATGGATGTTAAATATACAGAGCTGGCAAGAGACGGTGTCAAGAAACAGACGGACAGATGTCAGGGTGTGTGAGCAAGGTAACGGGGGCTGACCTGTCCGTCCAGTGTGAGGCATCTGTATAAATTGAATGATGGTTGTTACaagacactgaacacacacaggaAACCCTCCACTGTTCCCTTCAGAACAGTTACGGTGCTAAACCCACATGACACAATCCCTGGGTCTAACCTCAGGAGatgcctgtgatcctagcatCCAGGAGTTGGAGGCAGGTCAGCTTTAGCCACACAGatttaagggcagcctgggctacctgagaacTTGTCTCACAAAAGGGAAAGGTGAGAGAGTTCACTGGATTAAGGTGCTGTCCCCCAAGCCTGACTGAGTTCCATCCTGGGATGCCTAGGGTAGAAGGAGAAACCtggctcccacaagttgtcctttgacctctacatacaCACGGTTTCCCCCTTACCACACATACAACAAATGAATAAGCAAATACACAGGTAGGCAAAAAATAACTTTGGAAAGAGTAATTCACCGAGATATAGCCATTTGTTGATGTAAGCACTTAAGACAGCTCAAAACTGGGTTGCTGCCTCTTCTGAGCTTGCTCCTGCGCTTTCAGGATCCAGGTCACCTCGCCAGCGCGTCTCAGGCTGAATTTGACAAAGCTGCTGAGGAGGTGAAGTGCCTCAAGTCTCAGCCAACGGAAGAAGAGATGCTGCTCCTCTACAGCCACTTCAAACAAGCTACCGTGGGCGACGTAAATACAGATCGGCCGGGGCTGTTGGACCTCAAGGGCAAAGCCAAGTGGGATGCCTTGAACGAACTGAAAggaacttccaagaaaaataccATGAAGACCTATGTGGAGAAGGCAGAAGAGCTAAAGAAGAAATATGGGATATAAACGACCAGATTTGGTGGCCAGCCGCATGCATGTGTCACATAATGccttagggttttgttttgttttgttttttttctagatGATATAGTTCTGATACATTAGGGCCAGAGTTAATCACTGCTCCTGCCTGTGAAGCTTTTACCTAAAATCAATTAAAAGTACATTtgttactcaaaaaaaaaaggggggggctggggatttagctcagtggtagagcacttacctaggaagcacaaggccctgggttcggtccccagctccgaaaaaaaagaacaaaaaaaaaaaaaaaaaaaaaaaagacagctcaAAACtgataaaaccaaaaccaagaggACTGGAAAAAACCCACAATATGCAGAGGGCATCCAGAACAACTAGACAGGATGTCGGCAACAGAGAGCGA from Rattus norvegicus strain BN/NHsdMcwi chromosome 12, GRCr8, whole genome shotgun sequence includes the following:
- the LOC102553848 gene encoding acyl-CoA-binding protein-like, which gives rise to MSVSDPGHLASASQAEFDKAAEEVKCLKSQPTEEEMLLLYSHFKQATVGDVNTDRPGLLDLKGKAKWDALNELKGTSKKNTMKTYVEKAEELKKKYGI